From the genome of Homalodisca vitripennis isolate AUS2020 chromosome 8, UT_GWSS_2.1, whole genome shotgun sequence, one region includes:
- the LOC124367330 gene encoding CCR4-NOT transcription complex subunit 3 isoform X1, with protein sequence MALIIEDGFYGEIERCLKKVTEGVETFEDIWQKVHNATNSNQKEKYEADLKKEIKKLQRLRDQIKSWIASGEIKDKSTLLDYRKLIETQMERFKVVERETKTKAYSKEGLGAAQKMDPAQKEREEISTWLVTSIDALNLQLDQFESEIESLLAGKKKRLDKDKQDRMDELKLKLDRHRHHIRKLETLLRMLDNMSVEVIQIRRIKDDVEYYIESSQEPDFEENEYIYDDIIGLDEIELSGVGLPSSATTDSNGTPTSLTSSPPPSPPLPLHNHSSDSSNEEKKKKEVDQLPTKVVVKPTAVRASNSSIPLLNSNSKTTTPLTNNNNNKPVSHSTPNNSSPSSGHMNHHHPVVAPPPPPSSNFAAVAAAPTQNASNKITPHAVENGGILPASRGESNQIPNTNSTGSLHHPATTESPHAMHNNVSSAGVSSSPPSSVSSAPSPTPPTPPPPAPVPPPPTDHALSSLKSIAQQVIDRAGLEMPPSDSSRGLFENKARESVTSEAHIPPLLGVAPLGPVPLQKEHQCQFQMMEAAFYHMPHPSDSEKIRQYLPRNPCQTPSYYHQAPLAHSDTLEFFQRLSTETLFFIFYYMEGSKAQYLAAKALKKQSWRFHTKYMMWFQRHEEPKLINEEYEQGTYIYFDYEKWGQRKKEGFTFEYKYLEDRDLN encoded by the exons atggcCCTAATCATTGAGGATGGATTCTACG GTGAAATCGAGCGGTGTCTCAAGAAAGTAACAGAAGGCGTGGAGACGTTTGAAGACATTTGGCAGAAAGTCCACAATGCCACGAACAGTAACCAGAAGGAAAAGTATGAGGCTGATCTCAAAAAGGAAATCAAGAAACTGCAGAGGCTACGAGATCAGATCAAGAGCTGGATCGCCTCTGGGGAGATTAAGGATAAGAGTACGCTCCTTGATTACCGGAAACTCATTGAAACT CAAATGGAGAGGTTTAAGGTTGTAGAGAGGGAAACGAAAACCAAAGCGTACTCCAAAGAGGGGTTGGGAGCTGCCCAGAAAATGGATCCTGCGCAGAAGGAGAGAGAAGAGATATCAACATGGCTTGTGACATCGATAGATGCTTTAAATCTCCAg CTTGACCAGTTTGAGTCGGAGATCGAGTCGCTGTTAGCAGGGAAGAAGAAGAGACTAGACAAAGACAAACAAGACAGGATGGATGAACTGAAGCTGAAGCTGGACAGGCACAGGCATCACATACGAAAGCTAGAGACCCTGCTGAGGATGCTGGATAACATGTCGGTGGAAGTCATCCAG ATAAGAAGAATAAAAGATGACGTAGAGTACTACATCGAGTCATCCCAAGAGCCAGACTTCGAGGAGAACGAGTACATTTACGATGACATCATAGGGTTAGATGAGATCGAGCTGTCGGGTGTTGGTTTGCCCTCATCGGCGACGACAGACAGCAACGGCACCCCTACAAGCCTGACCTCATCGCCTCCTCCGTCCCCCCCTCTCCCCCTCCATAATCATTCCAGTGATAGTTCTAATGAAGAGAAGAAAAAGAAGGAAGTCGATCAACTACCTACTAAG GTGGTGGTAAAACCTACTGCAGTTAGAGCCAGCAATAGCAGTATACCATTGCTCAACTCAAACAGTAAAACAACAACACCTCTgacaaacaacaacaacaacaagccTGTGTCTCACTCTACGCCCAACAACAGCTCACCCTCGTCGGGCCATATGAACCACCACCATCCTGTCGTCGCCCCGCCACCGCCACCATCGAGTAACTTCGCTGCCGTCGCCGCCGCGCCCACTCAAAACGCTTCCAACAAAATTACAC CTCATGCGGTGGAGAACGGCGGCATCCTACCGGCGAGCAGAGGGGAGAGCAATCAAATACCCAACACCAACTCCACAGGTTCCTTGCACCACCCGGCGACGACAGAGTCTCCGCACGCAATGCACAACAATGTCAGCTCGGCAGGGGTGTCCAGTTCCCCCCCTTCGTCTGTGAGCAGTGCTCCGTCACCGACACCTCCCACCCCTCCCCCTCCTGCCCCCGTGCCACCACCTCCTACGGACCACGCCCTCTCCTCGCTCAAATCTATAGCACAGCAAGTCATCGACCGAGCTGGTCTCGAAATGCCCCCTTCGGACTCGAGTAGAG GACTGTTTGAGAACAAAGCGCGGGAGAGTGTGACGTCGGAAGCCCACATACCTCCACTCCTCGGGGTGGCACCCCTTGGGCCTGTGCCACTACAGAAGGAGCACCAGTGTCAGTTCCAGATGATGGAGGCAGCGTTCTACCATATGCCTCACCCCTCGGACTCAGAGAAGATTAGACAGTACTTGCCGCGCAACCCCTGCCAGACTCCTTCCTACTATCACCAG GCTCCTCTGGCACACTCAGATACGTTGGAGTTCTTCCAGCGATTGTCGACGGAAACTCTCTTCTTCATCTTCTACTACATGGAGGGGAGCAAGGCGCAGTACCTGGCAGCGAAGGCGCTGAAGAAGCAGAGCTGGAGGTTCCACACCAAGTACATGATGTGGTTCCAACGTCACGAGGAGCCCAAGCTGATCAATGAGGAGTATGAGCAG GGGACATACATCTACTTTGATTACGAGAAGTGGGGCCAGCGGAAGAAGGAGGGCTTTACATTCGAATACAAGTACTTAGAGGATCGTGACCTGAACTGA
- the LOC124367330 gene encoding CCR4-NOT transcription complex subunit 3 isoform X2 has translation MAATRKLQGEIERCLKKVTEGVETFEDIWQKVHNATNSNQKEKYEADLKKEIKKLQRLRDQIKSWIASGEIKDKSTLLDYRKLIETQMERFKVVERETKTKAYSKEGLGAAQKMDPAQKEREEISTWLVTSIDALNLQLDQFESEIESLLAGKKKRLDKDKQDRMDELKLKLDRHRHHIRKLETLLRMLDNMSVEVIQIRRIKDDVEYYIESSQEPDFEENEYIYDDIIGLDEIELSGVGLPSSATTDSNGTPTSLTSSPPPSPPLPLHNHSSDSSNEEKKKKEVDQLPTKVVVKPTAVRASNSSIPLLNSNSKTTTPLTNNNNNKPVSHSTPNNSSPSSGHMNHHHPVVAPPPPPSSNFAAVAAAPTQNASNKITPHAVENGGILPASRGESNQIPNTNSTGSLHHPATTESPHAMHNNVSSAGVSSSPPSSVSSAPSPTPPTPPPPAPVPPPPTDHALSSLKSIAQQVIDRAGLEMPPSDSSRGLFENKARESVTSEAHIPPLLGVAPLGPVPLQKEHQCQFQMMEAAFYHMPHPSDSEKIRQYLPRNPCQTPSYYHQAPLAHSDTLEFFQRLSTETLFFIFYYMEGSKAQYLAAKALKKQSWRFHTKYMMWFQRHEEPKLINEEYEQGTYIYFDYEKWGQRKKEGFTFEYKYLEDRDLN, from the exons GTGAAATCGAGCGGTGTCTCAAGAAAGTAACAGAAGGCGTGGAGACGTTTGAAGACATTTGGCAGAAAGTCCACAATGCCACGAACAGTAACCAGAAGGAAAAGTATGAGGCTGATCTCAAAAAGGAAATCAAGAAACTGCAGAGGCTACGAGATCAGATCAAGAGCTGGATCGCCTCTGGGGAGATTAAGGATAAGAGTACGCTCCTTGATTACCGGAAACTCATTGAAACT CAAATGGAGAGGTTTAAGGTTGTAGAGAGGGAAACGAAAACCAAAGCGTACTCCAAAGAGGGGTTGGGAGCTGCCCAGAAAATGGATCCTGCGCAGAAGGAGAGAGAAGAGATATCAACATGGCTTGTGACATCGATAGATGCTTTAAATCTCCAg CTTGACCAGTTTGAGTCGGAGATCGAGTCGCTGTTAGCAGGGAAGAAGAAGAGACTAGACAAAGACAAACAAGACAGGATGGATGAACTGAAGCTGAAGCTGGACAGGCACAGGCATCACATACGAAAGCTAGAGACCCTGCTGAGGATGCTGGATAACATGTCGGTGGAAGTCATCCAG ATAAGAAGAATAAAAGATGACGTAGAGTACTACATCGAGTCATCCCAAGAGCCAGACTTCGAGGAGAACGAGTACATTTACGATGACATCATAGGGTTAGATGAGATCGAGCTGTCGGGTGTTGGTTTGCCCTCATCGGCGACGACAGACAGCAACGGCACCCCTACAAGCCTGACCTCATCGCCTCCTCCGTCCCCCCCTCTCCCCCTCCATAATCATTCCAGTGATAGTTCTAATGAAGAGAAGAAAAAGAAGGAAGTCGATCAACTACCTACTAAG GTGGTGGTAAAACCTACTGCAGTTAGAGCCAGCAATAGCAGTATACCATTGCTCAACTCAAACAGTAAAACAACAACACCTCTgacaaacaacaacaacaacaagccTGTGTCTCACTCTACGCCCAACAACAGCTCACCCTCGTCGGGCCATATGAACCACCACCATCCTGTCGTCGCCCCGCCACCGCCACCATCGAGTAACTTCGCTGCCGTCGCCGCCGCGCCCACTCAAAACGCTTCCAACAAAATTACAC CTCATGCGGTGGAGAACGGCGGCATCCTACCGGCGAGCAGAGGGGAGAGCAATCAAATACCCAACACCAACTCCACAGGTTCCTTGCACCACCCGGCGACGACAGAGTCTCCGCACGCAATGCACAACAATGTCAGCTCGGCAGGGGTGTCCAGTTCCCCCCCTTCGTCTGTGAGCAGTGCTCCGTCACCGACACCTCCCACCCCTCCCCCTCCTGCCCCCGTGCCACCACCTCCTACGGACCACGCCCTCTCCTCGCTCAAATCTATAGCACAGCAAGTCATCGACCGAGCTGGTCTCGAAATGCCCCCTTCGGACTCGAGTAGAG GACTGTTTGAGAACAAAGCGCGGGAGAGTGTGACGTCGGAAGCCCACATACCTCCACTCCTCGGGGTGGCACCCCTTGGGCCTGTGCCACTACAGAAGGAGCACCAGTGTCAGTTCCAGATGATGGAGGCAGCGTTCTACCATATGCCTCACCCCTCGGACTCAGAGAAGATTAGACAGTACTTGCCGCGCAACCCCTGCCAGACTCCTTCCTACTATCACCAG GCTCCTCTGGCACACTCAGATACGTTGGAGTTCTTCCAGCGATTGTCGACGGAAACTCTCTTCTTCATCTTCTACTACATGGAGGGGAGCAAGGCGCAGTACCTGGCAGCGAAGGCGCTGAAGAAGCAGAGCTGGAGGTTCCACACCAAGTACATGATGTGGTTCCAACGTCACGAGGAGCCCAAGCTGATCAATGAGGAGTATGAGCAG GGGACATACATCTACTTTGATTACGAGAAGTGGGGCCAGCGGAAGAAGGAGGGCTTTACATTCGAATACAAGTACTTAGAGGATCGTGACCTGAACTGA